The proteins below come from a single Marinobacter bohaiensis genomic window:
- the urtC gene encoding urea ABC transporter permease subunit UrtC: MLQSKPWLVRPFTERSTQLFLGVLFLAMIVVSVLHLVMPEGSALYVSSYTVTLLGKYLCYALLAVAVDLVWGYLGILSLGHGAFFALGGYAMGMYLMRQIGDRGVYGDPVLPDFMVFLNWDALPWYWHGFDMAWFAFIMVLLAPGLLALVFGFLAFRSRVTGVYLSIITQALTFALMLAFFRNEMGFGGNNGLTDFKDILDFDLRTDGARLGLFIATGIALALGYVICRAIVTSKLGRVSVACRDAEARTRFIGYRVERVQLFVFTVSAMLAGVAGALYVPQVGIINPSEFSPLFSIEIVVWVALGGRATLYGAVIGAIIVNYAKTVFTGIMPDAWLFALGALFVLVTVFLPKGIAGLLPGNRKKADDDAADPPTSAKEATA, translated from the coding sequence ATGCTTCAGTCCAAACCCTGGCTGGTACGCCCCTTCACCGAGCGTTCCACCCAACTGTTCCTGGGCGTGCTGTTCCTGGCGATGATCGTGGTGTCCGTGCTGCACCTGGTCATGCCGGAAGGCAGCGCCCTGTACGTGAGTTCCTACACCGTCACCCTGCTGGGCAAGTACCTGTGCTACGCACTGCTGGCGGTGGCCGTCGATCTGGTCTGGGGCTACCTCGGTATCCTCAGCCTGGGCCACGGCGCCTTCTTTGCCCTGGGCGGCTACGCCATGGGCATGTACCTGATGCGCCAGATCGGCGATCGCGGCGTCTACGGTGACCCGGTCCTGCCGGACTTCATGGTGTTCCTGAACTGGGACGCGCTGCCCTGGTACTGGCACGGCTTCGACATGGCCTGGTTCGCCTTCATCATGGTGCTGCTGGCCCCGGGCCTGCTCGCGCTGGTGTTCGGCTTCCTCGCCTTCCGGTCGCGGGTGACCGGCGTATACCTGTCGATCATCACCCAGGCGTTGACCTTCGCGTTGATGCTGGCCTTCTTCCGCAACGAGATGGGCTTCGGCGGCAACAACGGGCTGACCGACTTCAAGGACATCCTCGACTTTGACCTGCGCACCGACGGCGCCCGCCTCGGGCTGTTCATCGCCACCGGCATCGCCCTGGCGCTGGGCTACGTCATCTGCCGCGCCATCGTCACCTCCAAGCTGGGCCGCGTCAGCGTGGCCTGCCGCGACGCTGAGGCGCGCACGCGCTTCATCGGTTACCGGGTCGAGCGGGTGCAGCTGTTCGTGTTCACCGTCTCCGCCATGCTGGCGGGTGTGGCCGGGGCGCTCTACGTGCCGCAGGTGGGCATCATCAACCCCAGCGAATTCTCGCCGCTGTTCTCCATCGAGATCGTGGTGTGGGTGGCCCTGGGCGGGCGGGCGACGCTCTACGGGGCGGTTATCGGCGCCATCATCGTCAACTACGCCAAGACCGTGTTCACCGGCATCATGCCGGACGCGTGGCTGTTCGCCCTGGGCGCGCTGTTCGTGCTGGTCACCGTGTTCCTGCCCAAGGGCATTGCCGGCCTGCTGCCGGGGAACCGCAAGAAAGCGGACGATGACGCCGCCGACCCACCCACCAGCGCCAAGGAGGCCACGGCATGA
- the ureA gene encoding urease subunit gamma, with protein MELTPRDKDKLMLFTAALLAERRKAKGLKLNYPESVALISAEILEGAREGRTVAELMSLGTEVLTRDDVMEGVAEMVDEVQVEATFPDGTKLVTVHNPIV; from the coding sequence ATGGAACTCACCCCCAGAGACAAAGACAAGCTGATGCTGTTCACCGCAGCACTGCTCGCCGAGCGCCGCAAGGCCAAGGGCCTCAAGCTCAACTACCCGGAATCCGTGGCCCTGATCAGCGCCGAAATCCTCGAGGGCGCCCGCGAAGGCCGCACCGTCGCCGAACTCATGAGCCTGGGCACCGAAGTGCTGACCCGGGACGACGTGATGGAAGGCGTCGCGGAAATGGTCGACGAAGTGCAGGTGGAAGCGACGTTCCCTGATGGAACGAAGCTAGTCACTGTTCATAACCCGATAGTTTGA
- a CDS encoding urease subunit beta, giving the protein MIPGEYQIKDGDIELCAGRERITVEVGNTGDRPVQIGSHYHFAEANPALTFDRKKATGYRLDIAAGTAIRFEPGQTREVTLIPYAGKREIYGFRGEVMGKVDDKA; this is encoded by the coding sequence ATGATTCCCGGCGAATACCAGATCAAGGACGGCGACATCGAACTCTGTGCCGGCCGTGAACGCATCACCGTCGAGGTGGGCAACACCGGCGACCGCCCGGTGCAGATCGGCTCCCACTACCACTTTGCCGAAGCCAACCCGGCGCTCACCTTCGACCGCAAGAAAGCCACCGGCTACCGGCTGGACATCGCCGCCGGCACCGCGATCCGCTTCGAGCCGGGCCAGACCCGCGAAGTCACCCTGATTCCCTACGCGGGCAAGCGCGAGATCTACGGCTTCCGGGGTGAGGTCATGGGCAAGGTCGACGATAAGGCATGA
- a CDS encoding urease accessory protein UreD — protein sequence MTIFAPLNTPLPNDRASANDSGHRFDTGRRWAASIELGFEARRESLQRITRLVRRRHVGPLRVQKPFYPEGRDGCCHVYLLHPPGGLVSGDALSISASLGEGSHALLTTPAAAKLYKADSHGVGWGQHTHLSVADGATLEWLPQETLAFDGSRGEQTTTIDLAGSARCIGWEVLALGRPVGDLPFVSGHLEQRFRLTRDGRPLWIERQPMDPTHPRFKGHWGQGGSTVQATLWAVGLEDENEAIEALREQITASPRWAVTRRRGVLLLRYIGHERNEAWAICQQAWEILRPRLTGQEAHIPRIWLT from the coding sequence ATGACGATTTTTGCACCCCTGAACACGCCGCTGCCCAACGACCGCGCGTCCGCCAACGACTCCGGCCACCGCTTCGATACCGGGCGGCGTTGGGCGGCGTCCATCGAACTGGGCTTCGAGGCCCGGCGCGAGTCGCTGCAGCGCATCACCCGACTGGTCCGCCGCCGCCACGTCGGCCCGCTGCGGGTCCAGAAACCCTTCTACCCGGAAGGCCGCGACGGCTGCTGCCACGTCTACCTGCTGCACCCGCCGGGCGGGCTGGTCAGCGGCGACGCGCTGTCGATCAGCGCCTCCCTGGGGGAAGGGTCGCACGCGCTGCTGACCACCCCGGCCGCCGCCAAACTCTACAAGGCCGACAGCCACGGCGTCGGCTGGGGCCAGCACACCCATCTCAGCGTTGCCGACGGCGCCACCCTGGAATGGTTGCCCCAGGAAACCCTCGCCTTCGATGGCTCTCGAGGCGAACAGACCACCACCATCGACCTCGCCGGTTCGGCCCGCTGCATCGGTTGGGAAGTGCTGGCCCTCGGCCGCCCGGTGGGGGATCTACCGTTCGTCAGCGGCCACCTGGAACAACGCTTCCGCCTGACCCGCGACGGCCGCCCCCTGTGGATCGAACGCCAGCCCATGGACCCGACGCACCCCCGGTTCAAGGGCCACTGGGGGCAGGGCGGCAGCACCGTTCAGGCCACGCTGTGGGCGGTGGGGCTGGAGGATGAAAACGAGGCCATCGAAGCCCTGCGCGAGCAGATCACCGCGTCCCCGCGATGGGCGGTCACCCGCCGCCGGGGCGTGTTGCTGCTGCGCTACATCGGCCACGAACGCAACGAAGCCTGGGCCATTTGCCAGCAGGCGTGGGAGATTCTGAGGCCGAGACTGACCGGCCAGGAGGCGCATATACCGCGCATCTGGCTCACATAG
- the urtD gene encoding urea ABC transporter ATP-binding protein UrtD, with the protein MSIMTELAQRDRVFDFLTPTASPVDVRHGPILYLEDVTVSFDGFRAINNLNLTIDDGELRCIIGPNGAGKTTMMDIITGKTRPDVGSVWFGSRHNLLTLNEPDIATLGIGRKFQKPTVFEALTVFENLELAMATDKRVLPTLTARLTGEARDRIGEVLETIGLTSLRHREAGILSHGQKQWLEIGMLLMQKPRLLLVDEPVAGMTEQEMERTAELLTSLAGKQSVVVVEHDMGFVRSIARTVTVLHQGSVLAEGSMDDVSNDPKVIEVYLGEGA; encoded by the coding sequence ATGAGCATTATGACGGAGCTGGCCCAGCGCGACCGGGTCTTCGATTTCCTGACCCCGACGGCGTCCCCGGTGGACGTCCGCCACGGGCCGATCCTGTACCTTGAAGACGTCACCGTCAGCTTTGACGGCTTCAGGGCCATCAACAACCTGAACCTGACCATCGACGACGGCGAACTGCGCTGCATCATCGGCCCCAACGGTGCGGGCAAGACCACGATGATGGACATCATCACCGGCAAGACCCGCCCGGACGTGGGCTCGGTCTGGTTTGGCAGCCGCCACAACCTGCTGACCCTGAACGAGCCGGACATCGCCACCCTCGGCATCGGCCGCAAGTTCCAGAAGCCCACCGTGTTCGAAGCCCTGACCGTGTTCGAGAACCTCGAACTGGCCATGGCCACCGACAAGCGGGTGCTGCCGACGCTGACCGCCAGACTCACCGGCGAGGCCAGGGACCGCATCGGCGAGGTGCTGGAAACCATCGGCCTCACCAGCCTGCGCCACCGCGAGGCGGGCATTCTCTCCCACGGCCAGAAACAGTGGCTGGAGATCGGCATGCTGCTGATGCAGAAGCCGCGCCTGCTGCTGGTGGACGAACCCGTCGCCGGCATGACCGAACAGGAAATGGAGCGTACCGCCGAACTGCTCACCAGCCTGGCAGGCAAGCAGTCCGTGGTGGTGGTGGAGCACGACATGGGCTTCGTCCGCTCCATCGCCCGCACCGTGACCGTCCTGCACCAGGGCAGCGTGCTGGCGGAAGGTTCCATGGACGACGTGTCCAACGATCCCAAGGTGATCGAAGTCTATCTGGGGGAGGGCGCCTGA
- the urtA gene encoding urea ABC transporter substrate-binding protein: MKIKKQIKAGLSALALSISVSVTASAADEGPIKVGILHSLSGTMAISESTLKDTMLMLIEKQNEEGGLLGRELEPVVVDPASNWPLFAEKARELLAKDKVDVIFGNWTSVSRKSVLPVVEELNGLLFYPVQYEGEESSENVFYTGAAPNQQAIPAVDYLMNEVGVERWVLAGTDYVYPRTTNKILDAYLKDHGVADADIMINYTPFGHSNWQSIVSDIKAFGSQGKKTAVVSTINGDANVPFYRELANQGIKAEDIPVVAFSVGEQELSGIDTGPLVGHLAAWNYFMSVDTDANYDFIDQWIDYTGNEEAVTNDPMEAHYIGFNMWKEAVKKAGTADVDAVKDAIIGVSVPNLTGGYATMMPNHHITKPVLIGEIQDNGQFSVVWQTPSTVAGDAWSDFLPGSKDLISDWRKPLKCGNYNVVTKSCGGAAEEAAE, translated from the coding sequence ATGAAGATCAAAAAGCAAATAAAAGCAGGACTCTCTGCGCTGGCTCTCTCCATCTCTGTATCCGTCACCGCATCCGCGGCGGACGAAGGCCCGATTAAAGTAGGCATCCTCCATTCCCTGTCCGGCACCATGGCAATCAGTGAATCCACCCTGAAAGACACCATGCTCATGCTGATCGAAAAGCAGAATGAGGAAGGCGGTCTGCTGGGTCGCGAGCTGGAGCCGGTGGTGGTGGACCCGGCGTCCAACTGGCCGCTGTTCGCCGAGAAGGCCCGCGAACTGCTGGCCAAGGACAAAGTCGACGTCATCTTCGGTAACTGGACGTCCGTCTCCCGTAAATCCGTGCTGCCGGTGGTCGAGGAACTGAACGGCCTGCTGTTCTACCCGGTCCAGTACGAAGGTGAAGAATCCTCCGAGAACGTGTTCTACACCGGCGCGGCGCCCAACCAGCAGGCGATCCCGGCGGTGGATTACCTGATGAACGAAGTCGGCGTTGAGCGCTGGGTGCTGGCGGGCACCGACTACGTCTACCCGCGCACCACCAACAAGATCCTTGATGCGTACCTGAAAGATCACGGTGTGGCCGATGCCGACATCATGATCAACTACACGCCGTTCGGTCATTCCAACTGGCAGTCCATCGTCTCCGACATCAAGGCGTTCGGCAGCCAGGGCAAGAAAACCGCCGTGGTCTCCACCATCAACGGCGACGCCAACGTGCCGTTCTACCGCGAGCTGGCCAACCAGGGCATCAAGGCCGAAGACATCCCGGTCGTGGCCTTCTCCGTGGGTGAGCAGGAGCTGTCCGGCATCGACACCGGCCCGCTGGTCGGTCACCTGGCCGCGTGGAACTACTTCATGAGCGTCGACACCGACGCCAACTACGACTTCATCGACCAGTGGATCGACTACACCGGTAACGAGGAAGCTGTCACCAACGATCCGATGGAAGCGCACTACATCGGCTTCAACATGTGGAAGGAAGCGGTCAAAAAAGCCGGCACCGCCGACGTGGATGCGGTCAAGGACGCCATCATCGGGGTGTCCGTGCCCAACCTGACCGGCGGCTACGCCACCATGATGCCCAACCACCACATCACCAAGCCGGTGCTGATCGGCGAGATCCAGGACAACGGCCAGTTCTCTGTGGTCTGGCAGACCCCGTCCACGGTCGCCGGCGATGCCTGGTCTGACTTCCTGCCGGGCTCCAAGGATCTGATCAGTGACTGGCGCAAGCCGCTCAAGTGCGGCAACTACAACGTCGTCACCAAGTCCTGCGGCGGCGCTGCCGAAGAGGCCGCCGAGTAA
- a CDS encoding urease accessory protein UreF — MSTEASPLADLSLLGLLQLVSPALPIGAFAWSQGLESAFELDWVRNEDDLGQWLAGVLDDGLTRCELPVLARQQQAWADGDAATLAQWNDWLHATRETAELSDEDIRLGSALTRLLTSLELMPEDGQMPHEPGYVTVFAWAAHQRHVPVRQTLLGFAWAWMENQLAVACKALPLGHTAAQRLTEQLRPALVSAVDSALVLEDDELGPILPGLALASAHHETQYSRLFRS, encoded by the coding sequence ATGTCCACTGAGGCATCGCCCCTGGCGGATCTCAGCCTGCTCGGCCTGCTGCAACTGGTCAGCCCGGCGCTGCCCATCGGGGCCTTTGCCTGGTCCCAGGGGCTGGAAAGCGCCTTCGAGCTGGACTGGGTGCGCAACGAGGACGACCTGGGCCAGTGGCTGGCGGGCGTGCTGGACGACGGCCTGACCCGCTGCGAACTGCCCGTGCTGGCACGCCAGCAACAGGCCTGGGCCGACGGCGACGCCGCGACACTGGCGCAGTGGAACGACTGGCTCCACGCCACCCGGGAAACCGCCGAGCTGAGCGACGAGGACATCCGCCTGGGCTCCGCCCTCACGCGCCTGCTCACCAGCCTGGAACTGATGCCGGAAGACGGCCAGATGCCCCACGAGCCGGGCTACGTCACCGTCTTCGCCTGGGCCGCGCACCAGCGCCACGTGCCCGTGCGCCAGACGCTGCTCGGCTTCGCCTGGGCGTGGATGGAAAACCAGCTCGCCGTGGCCTGCAAGGCGCTGCCCCTCGGGCACACCGCCGCCCAGCGGCTGACCGAACAACTGCGCCCGGCACTGGTGAGTGCCGTGGATAGCGCATTGGTGCTGGAAGACGACGAACTGGGCCCGATCCTGCCTGGCCTCGCGCTCGCCAGCGCCCATCACGAAACACAGTATTCCCGTTTATTTCGAAGCTAA
- the urtB gene encoding urea ABC transporter permease subunit UrtB has translation MSIRRSLTQLLIACLLSLPVLVHAQANDEQAQSLLAQLADGSYSQKAGIVGEIARSGDDRARGWLEAFSDGKLARIDPSSDDAEGSRDFVIVLSNRGRNWKVQDALTGEDLGEMSRRDLDTIRVNNSLRSEIDSILSVIDLTVDDADQRLDAARGLRGSVDEAMAAKLAELMADEDDAAVRATLQEAIAIHRVEDLGDVDAVATLSGSLNSEARAALNTATYSDDPALKAAAEDALATIETKLKWNRAAETLYFGLSLGSVLVLAAIGLAITFGVMGVINMAHGELIMLGAYTTWGMQQLLPGQPGLALLLSIPAGFLVAALAGVAIERSVIQFLKGRPLETLLATFGISLILQQLVRTVISPLNRTVITPEWMSGSIMVNEALSLTLNRLYIIGFALIVFAGLMLIMRKTRLGLEVRAVTQNRAMARSMGIKATKVDIMTFALGSGVAGLAGVALSQITNVGPNLGQNYIIDSFMVVVFGGVGNLWGTLVAGLSLGTINQLLEPWAGAVLAKIVVLVFIILFIQKRPRGLFPQKGRAAEG, from the coding sequence ATGAGCATCCGTCGATCGCTCACACAGCTGCTTATTGCCTGCCTGCTGTCGTTGCCCGTGCTGGTTCATGCACAGGCCAATGACGAGCAGGCTCAGTCGTTACTGGCCCAGTTGGCCGACGGCTCCTACTCGCAGAAAGCCGGGATTGTCGGCGAGATCGCCCGCAGCGGCGACGACCGCGCCCGCGGCTGGCTGGAAGCCTTCTCCGACGGCAAACTGGCCCGCATCGACCCTTCCAGCGATGACGCTGAGGGCTCTCGCGACTTCGTGATCGTTCTCTCGAACCGCGGCCGCAACTGGAAAGTCCAGGACGCCCTGACCGGCGAGGACCTGGGTGAGATGTCCCGGCGCGACCTGGACACCATCCGCGTCAACAACTCCCTGCGCAGCGAGATCGACAGCATCCTGTCGGTGATCGACCTCACCGTCGACGACGCCGACCAGCGCCTGGACGCAGCGCGCGGCCTGCGTGGCAGCGTCGACGAAGCCATGGCGGCGAAACTGGCCGAGCTGATGGCCGACGAAGACGACGCCGCCGTCCGCGCCACCCTGCAAGAGGCCATCGCCATCCACCGGGTCGAGGATCTGGGTGACGTGGACGCCGTGGCGACGCTGTCCGGCAGCCTCAACTCGGAAGCCCGCGCGGCCCTCAACACCGCCACCTACAGCGACGATCCGGCCCTCAAGGCCGCCGCCGAAGACGCGCTGGCGACCATCGAAACCAAACTCAAGTGGAACCGCGCCGCCGAAACCCTGTACTTCGGCCTGTCGCTGGGTTCCGTGCTGGTGCTGGCGGCCATTGGCCTGGCCATTACCTTCGGCGTCATGGGCGTCATCAACATGGCGCACGGCGAGCTGATCATGCTCGGCGCCTACACCACCTGGGGCATGCAGCAACTGCTGCCGGGCCAGCCGGGTCTGGCGCTGCTGCTGTCGATTCCCGCCGGCTTCCTGGTGGCGGCCCTGGCAGGCGTGGCCATTGAGCGCAGCGTGATCCAGTTCCTCAAGGGGCGCCCGCTGGAAACCCTGCTGGCCACGTTCGGCATCAGCCTGATCCTGCAGCAGCTGGTGCGCACCGTGATTTCCCCGCTCAACCGCACGGTCATCACGCCGGAGTGGATGAGCGGCTCGATCATGGTCAACGAGGCCCTGTCCCTCACGCTCAACCGGCTCTACATCATCGGCTTCGCGCTGATCGTGTTCGCCGGGCTGATGCTGATCATGCGCAAGACCCGGCTGGGTCTGGAAGTGCGCGCCGTCACCCAGAACCGCGCCATGGCCCGTTCCATGGGCATCAAGGCCACCAAGGTGGACATCATGACCTTCGCCCTGGGCTCCGGAGTGGCCGGACTAGCGGGCGTGGCCCTGTCGCAGATCACAAACGTCGGCCCCAACCTGGGCCAGAACTACATCATCGACTCCTTCATGGTGGTGGTTTTCGGCGGCGTCGGTAACCTCTGGGGCACCCTGGTCGCCGGCCTGTCCCTGGGCACCATCAACCAGCTGCTGGAGCCCTGGGCGGGCGCCGTGCTGGCCAAGATCGTGGTGCTGGTCTTCATCATCCTGTTCATCCAGAAACGCCCGCGCGGATTGTTCCCGCAGAAGGGCCGTGCCGCGGAGGGCTAA
- the ureC gene encoding urease subunit alpha, whose product MKISRQAYADMYGPTVGDRVRLGDTELWIEVEKDHTHYGDEVKFGGGKVIRDGMGQSQRCDDAVMDTVITNALILDWWGVVKADVGIQKGRIAAIGKAGNPDTQPDVEIVIGPGTEIIAGEGKILTAGGIDPHIHFICPQQVEEALMSGITTMLGGGTGPATGTNATTCTPGPWHIGKMLQAVDTLPMNIGFLGKGNASLPEALELQVEAGVIGLKLHEDWGTTPASIDNCLTVADKYDVQVAIHTDTLNESGFVEDTLAAFKDRCIHTFHTEGAGGGHAPDIITACSKTNVLPSSTNPTRPYTVNTIDEHLDMLMVCHHLDPNIPEDVAFADSRIRRETIAAEDILHDMGVISMISSDSQAMGRVGEVICRTWQTAHKMKVQRGLLPEDQELGADNFRAKRYIAKYTINSAITHGIAHDVGSVEVGKLADLVLWSPAFFGVKPATILKGGMIAAAPMGDPNASIPTPQPVHYRPMFGAYGKAASATRLTFVSQAALDAGIDKALGLDSPLSACKGVRQVRKGDMKLNDACPTLTVDPQTYEVHADGELLTCEPATELPLAQRYHLF is encoded by the coding sequence ATGAAAATCAGCAGACAAGCCTACGCCGACATGTACGGCCCCACCGTGGGCGACCGCGTGCGGCTCGGGGACACCGAACTCTGGATCGAGGTCGAGAAGGACCACACCCACTACGGCGACGAGGTTAAATTCGGCGGCGGCAAAGTCATCCGCGACGGCATGGGTCAGAGCCAGCGCTGCGATGACGCCGTCATGGACACCGTCATCACCAACGCCCTGATCCTCGACTGGTGGGGCGTCGTCAAGGCCGACGTGGGCATCCAGAAAGGCCGCATCGCCGCCATCGGCAAGGCCGGTAACCCGGACACCCAGCCGGACGTCGAGATCGTCATCGGCCCGGGCACCGAAATCATCGCCGGTGAGGGCAAGATCCTCACCGCCGGCGGCATCGACCCGCACATCCACTTCATCTGCCCGCAGCAGGTGGAAGAAGCCCTGATGAGCGGCATCACCACCATGCTCGGCGGCGGCACCGGGCCGGCCACCGGCACCAACGCCACCACCTGCACGCCGGGCCCGTGGCACATTGGCAAGATGCTGCAGGCGGTGGACACCCTGCCCATGAACATCGGCTTCCTCGGCAAGGGCAACGCCTCCCTGCCGGAAGCGCTGGAATTGCAGGTGGAAGCGGGCGTGATCGGCCTCAAGCTGCACGAAGACTGGGGCACAACGCCGGCCAGCATCGACAACTGCCTGACCGTCGCCGACAAGTACGACGTGCAGGTGGCCATTCACACCGACACCCTGAACGAATCCGGCTTCGTGGAAGACACCCTGGCCGCGTTCAAAGATCGCTGCATCCACACCTTCCACACCGAAGGGGCGGGCGGTGGCCACGCGCCGGACATCATCACCGCGTGCTCGAAGACCAACGTGCTGCCGTCGTCCACCAACCCGACGCGGCCCTACACGGTGAACACCATCGACGAGCATCTGGACATGCTGATGGTCTGCCACCACCTGGACCCGAACATTCCGGAAGACGTGGCCTTCGCCGACTCCCGCATCCGCCGCGAGACCATCGCCGCCGAGGACATCCTCCACGATATGGGCGTGATCTCCATGATCTCCTCCGACTCCCAGGCCATGGGCCGGGTGGGCGAGGTTATCTGCCGCACCTGGCAGACCGCCCACAAGATGAAAGTCCAGCGTGGCCTGCTGCCGGAAGATCAGGAGCTGGGCGCCGACAACTTCCGCGCCAAGCGCTACATCGCCAAGTACACCATCAACTCCGCCATCACCCACGGCATCGCGCACGACGTGGGCTCGGTGGAAGTGGGCAAGCTGGCGGACCTGGTGCTGTGGAGCCCGGCCTTCTTCGGCGTGAAGCCCGCCACCATCCTCAAGGGCGGCATGATCGCCGCGGCGCCGATGGGCGACCCGAACGCCTCCATCCCCACGCCGCAGCCGGTGCACTACCGCCCCATGTTCGGCGCCTACGGCAAGGCCGCCAGTGCCACCCGCCTGACCTTTGTCAGCCAGGCCGCACTGGACGCCGGCATCGACAAGGCACTGGGGCTGGACAGCCCGCTGTCCGCCTGCAAGGGCGTGCGCCAGGTGCGCAAGGGCGACATGAAACTCAACGACGCCTGCCCGACGCTGACCGTCGACCCGCAGACCTACGAGGTCCACGCCGACGGCGAACTGCTCACCTGCGAGCCGGCCACCGAGCTGCCGCTGGCCCAGCGTTATCACCTGTTCTGA
- the urtE gene encoding urea ABC transporter ATP-binding subunit UrtE: MLKIEKLNQFYGESHTLWDLDLDVPQGQCTCVMGRNGVGKTTLMKCVMGEESVKDGRMLFAGDVELTQRKIEDRSRLGIGYVPQGRQIFPLLTVEENLRTGLAVRQDGLKSIPDRVYELFPVLREMKNRRGGDLSGGQQQQLAIGRALVIEPRLLILDEPGEGIQPNIVAQIGEVIRKLIEEDGLTVLLVEQKLPFARKYADRFAIMDRGRRVAEGEIAELSDALIKQHLTV; encoded by the coding sequence ATGCTCAAGATCGAAAAGCTCAACCAGTTCTACGGCGAGAGCCACACCCTCTGGGACCTCGACCTCGACGTGCCCCAGGGCCAGTGCACCTGCGTGATGGGGCGCAACGGTGTGGGCAAGACCACGCTGATGAAATGCGTGATGGGTGAGGAAAGCGTTAAGGACGGCCGCATGCTGTTCGCCGGCGACGTGGAATTGACCCAACGCAAGATCGAAGACCGATCCCGGCTCGGCATCGGCTATGTTCCCCAGGGGCGGCAGATTTTCCCGCTGCTGACCGTCGAGGAAAACCTGCGCACCGGCCTCGCCGTGCGGCAGGACGGGCTCAAAAGCATTCCCGACCGGGTCTACGAACTGTTCCCGGTACTCAGGGAAATGAAGAACCGCCGCGGCGGCGATCTCTCCGGCGGCCAGCAACAGCAACTGGCCATCGGCCGCGCGCTGGTGATAGAGCCGCGTCTGCTGATCCTCGACGAACCGGGCGAGGGCATCCAGCCCAACATCGTCGCCCAGATCGGCGAGGTCATCCGAAAGCTGATTGAAGAAGACGGTCTGACCGTGCTGCTGGTGGAACAGAAACTGCCGTTCGCCCGCAAGTACGCCGACCGTTTCGCCATCATGGACCGGGGCCGTCGCGTGGCGGAGGGCGAGATCGCCGAACTGTCCGACGCACTCATCAAGCAGCACCTGACCGTATGA
- the ureE gene encoding urease accessory protein UreE encodes MIELTQRIAPVESAEIFDSLTLPFELRIRGRLRATTDNGTDVGLFLDRGPVLRDGDCLQSAGGEVVRIRAADEPVVTAQIPAGLPLARLCYHLGNRHVQLAIGSIDETLDGGSGQSGWVRFPPDHVLEELAERLGATLKHHQAPFDPEPGAYSQAGHSHGHSHGHSHDHDHGHDHPHSHGHGSDHVH; translated from the coding sequence ATGATTGAACTGACACAACGCATCGCCCCGGTCGAATCGGCGGAAATCTTCGACAGCCTGACCCTGCCGTTCGAGCTGCGCATCCGCGGCCGCCTGCGGGCGACCACCGACAACGGCACCGACGTGGGCCTGTTCCTGGACCGCGGCCCGGTGCTGCGGGACGGCGACTGCCTGCAATCCGCCGGCGGCGAAGTGGTCCGCATCCGCGCCGCCGACGAACCGGTGGTGACCGCCCAGATCCCGGCGGGCCTACCGTTGGCGCGCCTGTGCTACCACCTGGGCAACCGCCATGTGCAACTGGCCATCGGCTCGATTGATGAGACGCTCGATGGGGGCTCTGGGCAGTCCGGCTGGGTCCGCTTCCCGCCGGATCACGTGCTGGAAGAACTGGCCGAACGCCTCGGCGCCACCCTGAAACACCACCAGGCCCCGTTCGATCCCGAGCCGGGCGCCTATTCCCAGGCGGGGCATTCGCACGGTCATAGCCACGGCCATTCCCACGATCACGACCATGGCCACGACCACCCGCACAGCCACGGACACGGGAGCGACCATGTCCACTGA